In Desulfobacterales bacterium, the genomic window GTAAGTTCCTATTACCGGAGTAAACATTCAGTAAACCCCTCCTGTCGGGAAAGGGGTTTTCTTCTACCAACGGCCGCTCCATTGAGAAGGGCCGGCTGTTCATAAACAGGCTATCAAGCAGGAACTCGCTTCGCCGCAACGGCGATTCGGAAGCCATAAGCATATCCTGCCGAAGTTGTTTCAAATTCCGCTTTTGCCGTCACGGCCGCGGCTCAGGGTCCGCTATACCGTTCGGTATAAGAAAACCCCTTTCCCGGTCCAACCTCAAACGTACGGGGGTTACCGAAAGCTTACTTACCGGATCTGCTGGCCTGCCTGCTCCAGGGTCACCCGGCCGTTGATATAACGAAGCAGGTCAGGCGGCAACTCAAAGCCGGAGAGCAAAATAGAACGATATTCCGCCACCGCCTTGTCGCTGTTCCCTTCCTTGTCATAAATTCTGGCCTTGGCGATCATGGTTTCAAGGGTATCGCCATACAACTCCTCGTGTCGGGCAAGAAGCAGCAATGCCCCCACATTATTGCCGTTCTCTTCACTGAACACCGCATAGCTGAACAGGGCCTCGCTGGCAGGCGGCGTCCCGTCCGGGCCCGGCTCCCGGACCGCCAGGTCGAAGTACTCCTTGGCCGGCGCGATCTTCTTCATGTTAGCCAGGCCGATGGCGGCTATCAGGGCACCATCGCGGTCATCAGCATCCGCCTGCAGCGCCATCTTGGCATAGTGTACCGCCTTGGCGTTCATTCCCTTGTGGACCAGATAGAGAGTGGCGAGCCGGCCGGCCAGTCTGCCATTGGCGGGCCATTGGGCCAGGGCCTTTTCGTACCGGACCAGGGCCCCGTCAAGATCACCCGCCTTTTCCAGGGCCCGCCCTTCCCGCTCCAGCTTGTTCGCCGCAAGGACCTCGGCAGGCATCTCCGCCCGCTTCTGCACCAGAACCGACTGGCTGGCCCCGGTTGCCGCCGGGGCCCCTTCCCCGGGAGTCACGGTCAACTGCTGCCGCACGGTAAGGTTGTCCGCCGGCCGGGTCGGCCAGTCAAACTTCTTGTCCTTGGGGGCAATGACAATGGTGCCGTAACGCTCCAGCTTTTGCAGGTCCTTCAGGTTCAAGATCACGTCCAGGACAAAATCCCAGGGCACGTTGTTAAGGGCCAGGGTCAGGGTGCCGCCCACTCCTTCGTCAACCACGATGTTCATGCCGCTGATCTCACCGAACAACCGGAAGACATTATGGAGATCGATTTTGTAGAAGTCAACCGAGATCCCCATCTTGTTGTAGCCGGAATAGGCAAAAGCGTCCTTATCGCCGACATCGGCCCCATCGGCCCCATCGGCCTGCCGGCGGACCGTTTGCTCCTGTTTGGTCAGGTCGGCAACGATCGCTTCCCCGGGAGAGGCCGGCCCTGCGGCCGGACCGGAAGATACCGGTTGCGGGAAGGTGATCACAATATCGTTTCCCTGCCGCTCCACTGCATATTTTTCTTCCGCAGTAAGAAAAAGCTCCAACCTGGCCAGGGGGGGCGACCTGTCGTCGATAACCTCTCCATGAACCGCGGATACCACGCTGGACGGCAGGATCATCGGCAGAAGCACGGATTCGGCAAACGATGCATCAGCGATATCAATCACCGTTCTGAGCGGATCAAACAGTTCGTATACCGTATAGGTTGGCGGCGCCGAACCCTGTATCCGCAAGATCAGCCCACCGTCGGCCTCCACCGCGGTTACCCCGGTAATCCGGTAGGCGTCGGCCGCGGTTTCGACAGCAACGGCAACCCTTGTTCCAGCCATTATCAGCAGGGTCATCACCACCAGAAAGAATATCGTCCGCACGTTCAGCTTAAGGGTCATTCCTCATCTTCCCCCTGTGTTTTCATGACCATCTCCACTTCATTATACCGCAGATCACCAGCCAAGGTATACAAGGTCTGCTTGACAACCACCAGGTTGGGTGCGATTTTCTCAACAACGCCGGCCCGGCCGATCTTTGTTCCCGGCTGGAGAAGATAGCCCTTGCCGGTGGAATCCTCCACCATTGCCACATAGCGCTTATCTTCCCGCAGAACAATGGCCACCAGGCGCAGTTGGCCCGGTTCAAACCGCCGCATCCCGGTCAGTATTTCCCCGCTTCCCGGTCCGCCCTGGTCGACAATGATCTGTTCCATGGGCATGAACGGGTCGTGGCGGCCCTTCCGGACATAGACGAAACCATCATCGTCATCACCGAACAGGGCCGCGGCCTTGCTGCTGTCACTGTCGTCCGGAGCAACCCCGGCCGGCCCGGCCTCTTCGGCCCAGACGGCCGGCCGGACAAGGCACAGCCCGGCCAACAACACCGCGCCGTACAACCAGCAGCGCCATCCCGTCCATGCCCCCTTGTCTGTCAGCCCCATTGTTACTCCACCGTGTCAGCTTCTTTGAATCGGTAGGTGACCAGATTCAATGAGGTATTGAGAATTATCTCTCTGTTTTCCATGGTCGGGCCGGACATCCTCAGATCGGACGCGGAAACGATCCGGTCCAGCTTGCTCACCTGGAAGAGGAAACTGCCCACATTATGATAGGGGCCCCGCACCTGGATGGCCACCGGGACCTCCATGTAAAAGTCCATCGGCCTTTCAGCCCTGGGGGTGAAGCTCAAAAACTCCAGGCCGGCGTTGGTGCCCAGGCTGGAAATATTGGTCAACAGCGAGGGAATATCCTTTCGCTGGGGTAAAAGCACCGAGGCCAGGCGCAGTTTCTCCTCGGTCGCCGCCATTTCCGCCTTGTGTTGCGGCAGGTTGGCGGCCGTGGCCTTCACCTCGGCCAACTTGTTCTCCAGGTTGGCCCGCTGCTCTTCAAGGGCCTTGATTTCATCGTTTTTCGGCAAGAAGACAAGATAAACAAAGAGACCCGACAGCAGGACAAAGACGGCCGCATAAATGCCCAGCCTGACCTTGGGCGACAGGGCTGCCACTTTACTGTCCAGAAAGGTATCGAACGCCTCCTGCAGCTTTTCCTTATCCATCTCTTTTTTTGCCGCGATTGCTGTTTATCGTTGGTTGCAGGGCCTGGCACCATGCCGCGCGAACAGCGCCTGTTGAAAGGGCGTCACCCGCGTCGGAATCAAGCCCGGGTATTTCTTGCTTAACAGACATCAGCCTTCGCCCTCCGGTTCCCCTTGATCCGGCTCAATAATATCGCAGGTCAGGGAAAAGGATTTCAGCCTCTGCCCCCCCAGCATGTAGAGGGACGAACCCTGCAACTCCGGGTCGGCAAACAGATAAGAGCCGTCCAACAGCTCCATATAACTGGCAATATTTGCGTTGTCCAGCGCTATTCCCGCAAGTTGCAACTGCCCGTCGGCCTGGGAAAGCGAGGTGAGCCACAGCTTGTTGGCCGGGGTAAGGTTGGCGATCTCATCCAGAATCCGCACCGTAAGCCGGGACCCTTTTTTTAACTTGGCGATCACCGCCAGTTTGTTTTCCAGGGCAGCCTTGTCCTTTTTCAGTTTATCGATCTCGTTCAGAATGGACTGATAGGAGTCCTGCTCAGCTTCCAGGGCCGCGGTCCTGTCCTTGAGCCCGGCGATTTTCTGATTCAACCCCAGCCCCCCAAGGGCGAGCAGCACCATCAGGCCCACCACGAACCCGGCAAAAATAAACACCTGGTTCCTGGCTTGCAACCGCCGCTGGATCTGTTTGACTGGTAACAGGTTTATCGTAATCATGGGGATCTCTAGAGTACCGATGGCCGAACCGCCAATCCTTTGGAAATCGCCATCTCAGGACCGATATACTTCACATATTGCGGGTCGATTCTTGCGGGATCAAACTCCACGTTGGCAAAGGGATTGAAGACCTCGGTGGCAATTCCGGTTTCTTCGGTCAGGAAATCAGCCAGCCCCTGGACCCTGG contains:
- a CDS encoding type 4a pilus biogenesis protein PilO — its product is MDKEKLQEAFDTFLDSKVAALSPKVRLGIYAAVFVLLSGLFVYLVFLPKNDEIKALEEQRANLENKLAEVKATAANLPQHKAEMAATEEKLRLASVLLPQRKDIPSLLTNISSLGTNAGLEFLSFTPRAERPMDFYMEVPVAIQVRGPYHNVGSFLFQVSKLDRIVSASDLRMSGPTMENREIILNTSLNLVTYRFKEADTVE
- a CDS encoding PilN domain-containing protein → MITINLLPVKQIQRRLQARNQVFIFAGFVVGLMVLLALGGLGLNQKIAGLKDRTAALEAEQDSYQSILNEIDKLKKDKAALENKLAVIAKLKKGSRLTVRILDEIANLTPANKLWLTSLSQADGQLQLAGIALDNANIASYMELLDGSYLFADPELQGSSLYMLGGQRLKSFSLTCDIIEPDQGEPEGEG